From the Sphingomonas phyllosphaerae 5.2 genome, one window contains:
- a CDS encoding cysteine synthase A, translating to MHTLPDTLALIGNTPLVRLAAPSEATGCDIFGKCEFTNPGASVKDRAALFIVADAEERGVLKPGGTIVEGTAGNTGIGLALVANAKGYRTIIVMPDTQSKEKMDTLRALGAELVTVPAAPYSSPCHFVHTSRRIAEETPGAVWANQFDNIANRRAHIVGTAEEIWAQMDGRIDGFTCAVGTGGTLAGVGLGLKAHDPDVCIALSDPHGAALYEYYACGELRAEGSSVAEGIGQGRITANLEGAPVDAQFRIPDQEGLDWTDRLLREEGLCLGLSSGINVAGAVRLARKLGPGKRIATILCDTGFRYLSTLYDPAWLAAKGLERRAALTN from the coding sequence ATGCATACCTTACCCGACACGCTGGCCCTGATCGGCAACACGCCACTCGTCCGACTGGCAGCGCCGAGCGAGGCCACCGGCTGTGACATCTTCGGCAAGTGCGAGTTCACCAATCCGGGCGCCAGCGTGAAGGACCGCGCCGCCCTGTTCATCGTTGCCGACGCCGAGGAGCGCGGCGTGCTGAAGCCCGGCGGGACGATCGTGGAAGGAACCGCCGGCAATACCGGAATCGGGCTGGCGCTGGTCGCGAATGCCAAGGGCTACCGCACGATCATCGTGATGCCGGACACGCAGTCGAAGGAAAAGATGGACACGCTCCGCGCGCTGGGCGCGGAGCTGGTGACGGTGCCGGCGGCGCCCTATTCCTCGCCGTGCCATTTCGTCCATACCTCACGGCGGATCGCGGAGGAGACGCCCGGCGCGGTGTGGGCGAACCAGTTCGACAATATCGCCAATCGCCGCGCGCATATCGTCGGCACCGCCGAGGAGATCTGGGCACAGATGGACGGGCGGATCGACGGCTTTACCTGCGCGGTCGGTACCGGCGGAACGTTGGCGGGCGTCGGGCTGGGGCTGAAGGCGCACGATCCGGACGTCTGCATCGCGCTCAGCGATCCGCACGGTGCCGCGCTCTACGAATATTACGCGTGCGGGGAACTGCGCGCGGAGGGCTCGTCGGTGGCCGAGGGGATCGGGCAGGGGCGGATCACCGCCAATCTGGAGGGTGCGCCGGTCGATGCGCAATTTCGCATCCCCGATCAGGAAGGCCTGGACTGGACCGACCGGCTGCTGCGCGAAGAGGGACTGTGCCTCGGGCTGTCGTCCGGCATCAACGTCGCGGGCGCGGTGCGGCTGGCCAGGAAGCTGGGTCCGGGCAAGCGGATCGCGACGATCCTGTGCGACACGGGCTTCCGCTACCTGTCGACGCTGTACGATCCGGCGTGGTTGGCGGCGAAAGGACTGGAACGGCGCGCGGCGTTAACGAATTGA
- a CDS encoding division/cell wall cluster transcriptional repressor MraZ — MVDRVDYQGKGLGLVDDKGRVAIPNTLRATLAKNAPREDGKDGGTVIIAPHPEHRCLIAYDPGFVPFWKAKLEALDAAQFASSGRTDYNILDRAGGAEPLPFDGSGRFIMPTFERRYARIAGAAVFLGAFNWITIWAPNVLIETPGIDPFLKEYVEFTCEDKGIALS, encoded by the coding sequence GTGGTCGACAGGGTGGATTATCAGGGAAAGGGTCTTGGTCTTGTCGATGACAAGGGCCGGGTCGCGATTCCCAACACCCTTCGCGCAACGCTCGCGAAGAACGCGCCGCGCGAGGACGGCAAGGACGGTGGCACCGTCATTATCGCTCCGCATCCCGAACATCGCTGCCTGATCGCCTACGATCCCGGTTTCGTGCCGTTCTGGAAGGCGAAACTGGAGGCGCTGGACGCCGCGCAATTCGCGAGCAGCGGGCGCACCGACTACAACATCCTCGATCGCGCCGGCGGCGCCGAGCCGTTGCCGTTCGACGGATCGGGCCGCTTCATCATGCCGACCTTCGAGCGCCGCTATGCGCGGATCGCGGGCGCGGCGGTCTTCCTTGGCGCATTCAACTGGATCACGATCTGGGCACCGAACGTCCTGATCGAGACGCCGGGGATCGACCCGTTCCTCAAGGAATATGTCGAGTTCACCTGCGAAGACAAAGGGATCGCCCTGTCATGA
- a CDS encoding peptidoglycan D,D-transpeptidase FtsI family protein, whose product MTTLVARPLRAGRSGDQRQQLLATQHLRLMILLLLFAAAVFIVIGRLAMLGVLEGGERGTAAVLTAPRGDIVDRNGAPLARTIDAWTIGVHPKKLLGDPSRTAQKLADLMPDKGDQAWFYAQITKPVSFTYLNRRASPALVEAVNAIGEPGIVFERETQRLYPQSTMAAHVLGFISGGHGMSGIERALDERLTNPATIGQPVTLSIDTRVQAAMESELSRAMTTFSARAGGGIVLDAATGEVVAMVSLPTFNPNRVGMSGSEQLRNITTQSVFELGSTFKPITMAAAMDTGVVTSFQRRFDATHPLQVGRFTIHDERGDPKRWLNMAETLIYSSNIATARVADEVGPQRMQAMFRKLGFDTRPDIEVREKGRPLWPTFWARTTTMTTAYGHGIAVTPLHLANAYAALVNGGTWRPATLLKVQPGHAPAGRRVISEATSARMRQMLRLIVMRGTGRKGDAPGYRVGGKTGTAEAAVAGGYDRSRNVATFAAAFPMDAPRYVVVAMLDSPLGTKETGGWKTAAWNVAPVVGRTIARVGAILGVVPDDNRDIDVSDIVPTLWDDPDRRPKGGGQ is encoded by the coding sequence GTGACGACGCTGGTCGCCCGACCTCTACGCGCCGGTCGATCGGGCGACCAGCGCCAGCAACTGCTGGCGACGCAACACCTGCGGCTGATGATCCTGCTGCTGCTGTTCGCCGCGGCGGTGTTCATCGTGATCGGCCGGCTGGCGATGCTGGGCGTACTGGAGGGCGGGGAGCGCGGCACCGCTGCGGTGCTGACCGCGCCGCGCGGCGATATCGTCGATCGCAACGGCGCGCCGCTGGCACGCACGATCGACGCCTGGACGATCGGCGTGCATCCCAAGAAGCTGCTCGGTGATCCGTCACGGACCGCGCAGAAGCTAGCCGACCTGATGCCCGACAAGGGCGACCAGGCGTGGTTCTACGCGCAGATCACGAAGCCGGTGAGCTTCACCTACCTCAATCGTCGCGCCAGTCCCGCCCTGGTGGAGGCGGTGAACGCGATCGGCGAACCGGGGATCGTCTTCGAGCGCGAGACGCAGCGCCTCTACCCGCAATCGACGATGGCCGCGCATGTGCTGGGCTTCATCAGCGGCGGGCACGGGATGAGCGGGATCGAGCGTGCGCTGGACGAGCGACTGACCAACCCGGCGACGATCGGCCAGCCGGTGACGCTCTCGATCGACACGCGCGTGCAGGCGGCGATGGAGAGCGAGCTGAGCCGCGCGATGACCACCTTCTCCGCGCGCGCTGGCGGCGGCATCGTGCTCGACGCCGCGACCGGCGAAGTGGTGGCGATGGTGTCGCTGCCGACGTTCAACCCCAACCGGGTCGGCATGTCGGGCAGCGAGCAGCTGCGCAACATCACGACGCAGAGCGTGTTCGAGCTGGGATCGACCTTCAAGCCGATCACGATGGCCGCCGCGATGGATACCGGGGTGGTCACCTCGTTCCAGCGCCGCTTCGATGCGACGCATCCGTTGCAGGTCGGCCGCTTCACGATCCATGACGAACGCGGCGATCCGAAGCGGTGGCTGAACATGGCCGAGACGCTGATCTATTCGTCGAACATCGCCACCGCGCGCGTCGCCGACGAGGTCGGGCCGCAGCGGATGCAGGCGATGTTCCGCAAACTCGGCTTCGACACCCGCCCCGATATCGAAGTGCGCGAGAAGGGGCGTCCGCTGTGGCCGACGTTCTGGGCGCGCACCACGACGATGACCACCGCGTACGGGCACGGCATCGCGGTGACGCCGCTGCACCTGGCCAACGCCTATGCCGCGCTGGTCAACGGCGGCACGTGGCGACCGGCGACGCTGCTGAAGGTGCAGCCGGGCCATGCGCCCGCCGGGCGGCGTGTCATCAGCGAGGCGACGAGTGCGCGGATGCGCCAGATGCTGCGGCTGATCGTGATGCGCGGCACCGGGCGCAAGGGCGATGCGCCGGGTTACCGCGTCGGTGGCAAGACCGGCACCGCCGAGGCGGCGGTGGCGGGCGGGTACGACCGGTCGCGCAACGTCGCCACGTTCGCGGCGGCTTTCCCGATGGATGCGCCACGCTATGTCGTGGTGGCGATGCTCGACTCGCCCCTCGGCACCAAGGAAACCGGTGGGTGGAAGACCGCCGCGTGGAACGTCGCCCCGGTGGTCGGGCGCACAATCGCACGGGTCGGCGCGATCCTGGGCGTGGTGCCGGACGACAATCGCGATATCGACGTGTCGGATATCGTGCCGACCTTGTGGGACGATCCCGATCGTCGTCCCAAGGGCGGTGGCCAATGA
- the rsmH gene encoding 16S rRNA (cytosine(1402)-N(4))-methyltransferase RsmH has translation MNSAAPHIPVLLAEVVAALAPAPGERHVDATFGAGGYTRAILATGAVVIAFDRDPDAIASGRGLEKEAALTLVSATFSAMTAELEALDAVPVDGVTMDIGVSSMQLDQAARGFSFQSDGPLDMRMSQDGLSAADFLNEADEEAIADVLYRYGEEPKSRRIARAVVAARPLETTAQFANVVRKALGHRPHDKKDPATRAFQAVRIHVNGELDELERGLEAAERVLAPGGRLAIVTFHSLEDRIVKRFLRDRSGSAPGGSRHMPVSAPTRAPTFEITARAIRAGEAELAANPRARSATLRTARRTGAAPWRLEA, from the coding sequence ATGAACAGTGCGGCGCCCCACATCCCCGTCCTGCTGGCCGAAGTCGTCGCCGCGCTTGCCCCCGCCCCCGGCGAGCGCCACGTCGACGCAACCTTCGGCGCGGGCGGCTACACGCGCGCGATCCTCGCCACCGGCGCGGTGGTGATCGCGTTCGACCGCGATCCGGATGCGATCGCCAGCGGCCGCGGACTGGAAAAGGAAGCTGCGCTCACCCTGGTATCCGCGACCTTCTCGGCGATGACGGCCGAACTGGAGGCACTGGATGCGGTGCCGGTAGACGGCGTGACGATGGACATCGGCGTGTCGTCGATGCAGCTCGACCAGGCGGCGCGCGGCTTTTCGTTCCAGTCGGACGGCCCGCTGGACATGCGGATGAGCCAGGACGGCCTGTCCGCCGCCGACTTTCTGAACGAAGCCGACGAAGAAGCGATCGCCGACGTCCTCTATCGCTACGGCGAGGAGCCGAAGTCGCGGCGGATCGCCCGCGCGGTGGTCGCGGCGCGCCCGCTGGAAACGACCGCGCAGTTCGCGAACGTCGTGCGCAAGGCGCTCGGTCATCGGCCGCACGACAAGAAGGACCCCGCGACGCGCGCCTTTCAGGCGGTGCGGATCCACGTCAACGGCGAGCTGGACGAGCTGGAGCGCGGGCTGGAAGCGGCCGAGCGCGTGCTGGCGCCGGGCGGGCGGCTCGCGATCGTCACCTTCCACTCGCTGGAGGACCGGATCGTGAAACGCTTCCTGCGCGATCGTTCGGGCAGTGCGCCCGGCGGCTCGCGCCACATGCCGGTCAGCGCGCCGACGCGCGCGCCGACCTTCGAGATCACTGCCCGTGCGATCCGCGCGGGCGAAGCGGAGCTGGCCGCGAACCCGCGCGCCCGCTCCGCCACACTTCGCACCGCCCGGCGTACCGGGGCGGCACCTTGGCGTTTGGAGGCGTAA
- the mraY gene encoding phospho-N-acetylmuramoyl-pentapeptide-transferase, whose translation MLYWIAEQLGFEGGFNLIRYQTFRAGAAVATALLIGLIIGPRFIGWLRVRQGKGQPIRADGPQTHLAKRGTPTMGGLMILTSLVLAVLIWMDLSNPFVWACLFVTLGFGAIGFLDDYDKVRKASTAGVSGRVRLLLEFAIAGVAAWIVMQENGSGLYFPFTSRYFVDLGYFYPVFAAFTIVAFGNAVNLTDGLDGLATMPVIIASVAFMLIVYLAGNVKFADYLGIPHVPRAGELAIFCGAVIGGGLAFLWYNAPPAAVFMGDTGSLALGGALGTIAVVSHHEIVLGIIGGLFVVEAMSVIIQVFWYKRTGKRIFRMAPIHHHFEQLGWSEPTVVIRFWIIALVLALAGLSTLKLR comes from the coding sequence TTGCTGTACTGGATCGCCGAACAACTCGGTTTCGAGGGTGGTTTCAACCTCATCCGCTATCAGACGTTCCGCGCGGGTGCCGCGGTGGCGACGGCGCTGCTGATCGGCCTGATCATCGGGCCGCGCTTCATCGGCTGGCTGCGCGTACGGCAGGGCAAGGGCCAGCCGATCCGCGCCGACGGCCCGCAGACGCACCTCGCCAAGCGCGGCACGCCGACGATGGGCGGGCTGATGATCCTGACCAGCCTGGTGCTGGCAGTGCTGATCTGGATGGACCTGAGCAACCCGTTCGTCTGGGCGTGCCTGTTCGTCACGCTGGGTTTCGGCGCGATCGGCTTCCTCGACGATTACGACAAGGTACGGAAGGCGAGTACCGCGGGCGTCTCCGGCCGGGTGCGCCTGTTGCTCGAATTCGCGATCGCGGGCGTGGCGGCGTGGATCGTGATGCAGGAGAACGGTTCGGGACTCTATTTCCCGTTCACGAGCCGCTACTTCGTCGACCTCGGCTATTTCTATCCGGTCTTCGCCGCGTTCACGATCGTGGCGTTCGGCAATGCGGTGAACCTGACCGACGGGCTGGACGGGCTCGCGACGATGCCGGTCATCATCGCCAGCGTGGCGTTCATGCTGATCGTCTATCTCGCGGGCAATGTGAAGTTCGCGGATTACCTCGGCATCCCGCACGTGCCGCGCGCTGGCGAACTGGCGATCTTCTGCGGTGCGGTGATCGGCGGCGGGCTTGCGTTCCTGTGGTACAATGCGCCACCCGCGGCGGTGTTCATGGGCGACACCGGCAGCCTCGCGCTGGGCGGCGCGCTGGGCACGATCGCGGTGGTCTCGCATCACGAGATCGTGCTGGGGATCATCGGCGGACTGTTCGTGGTCGAAGCGATGTCGGTCATCATCCAGGTGTTCTGGTACAAGCGCACCGGCAAGCGCATCTTCCGCATGGCGCCGATCCACCACCATTTCGAGCAATTGGGGTGGAGCGAGCCGACGGTGGTGATCCGTTTCTGGATCATCGCGCTGGTGCTGGCACTGGCCGGCCTGTCGACGTTGAAGCTACGATGA
- a CDS encoding type VI secretion protein ImpB: protein MHDLPPRPLRWLFLDLNSYFASVEQQLQPALRGRPVIVAPVGTDTTVAIAASVEAKRYGISTGTPVWEAKQRCRELVVTPARHERYVEFHHAIVAEIERHIPVTKVCSIDEVACRLLDNENARDHAEALARRIKRAIREKVGACLTSSVGIAPNRLLAKLASDLQKPDGLIVFEAADLPHALYRLSLRDISGIGAKMERRLARDGVNDIAQLLARRPRDAGHAWGGTGGDRLWYLLHGVDLDDKPTQSRAIGHSHVLSPGKRGYGAVRLTARRLALKATSRLRRKEYRARLLVLHARFEDDKSVWRTSAKLPATQDSFAVLSILDTLLPRLRAQETVHRSGCRMIGVTLAEIEPVVGEQHSLFAHLPADDPLARETRGLALSRAMDRINERFGRHAVSVGASHGGRLDRVGTKIAFGRIPDMDEFHE from the coding sequence ATGCACGATCTGCCGCCCCGACCGCTGCGCTGGCTGTTCCTCGATCTGAACAGCTATTTCGCCAGCGTCGAGCAGCAGTTGCAGCCCGCGCTGCGCGGTCGGCCGGTCATCGTCGCCCCGGTCGGCACGGACACCACAGTGGCGATCGCCGCCTCGGTCGAGGCGAAACGCTACGGCATCTCCACCGGTACGCCGGTCTGGGAGGCGAAGCAGCGCTGCCGCGAACTGGTCGTCACGCCTGCGCGCCACGAACGCTACGTCGAATTCCACCACGCGATCGTCGCCGAGATCGAGCGCCATATCCCCGTTACGAAGGTCTGCTCGATCGACGAAGTCGCATGCCGCCTGCTCGATAACGAAAATGCCCGCGACCATGCCGAGGCGCTCGCGCGGCGAATCAAGCGTGCCATCCGCGAGAAGGTCGGCGCTTGCCTCACCTCCTCCGTCGGCATCGCCCCGAACCGCCTGCTCGCCAAGCTCGCCTCGGACCTGCAGAAACCGGACGGGCTCATCGTGTTCGAGGCCGCCGATCTGCCGCACGCGCTCTACCGGCTATCGTTGCGCGACATCAGCGGGATCGGCGCGAAGATGGAGCGGCGGCTGGCGCGCGACGGGGTGAACGATATCGCACAACTGCTCGCACGTCGCCCGCGCGATGCGGGGCACGCCTGGGGCGGTACCGGCGGCGACCGGCTATGGTATCTGCTGCACGGCGTCGACCTGGACGACAAGCCGACGCAAAGCCGCGCGATCGGGCACAGCCACGTCCTGTCGCCAGGCAAGCGCGGCTATGGCGCGGTCCGCCTGACGGCGCGCCGCCTGGCGTTGAAAGCGACCAGCCGCCTGCGCCGCAAGGAGTATCGCGCGCGGTTGCTGGTGCTCCATGCGCGGTTCGAGGATGACAAGAGCGTCTGGCGTACCTCCGCCAAGCTGCCCGCAACGCAGGACAGTTTCGCAGTGCTGTCGATCCTCGATACGTTGTTGCCCCGGCTGCGCGCCCAGGAAACGGTGCATCGCAGCGGCTGCCGGATGATCGGCGTGACGCTTGCCGAGATCGAGCCGGTCGTCGGCGAGCAGCACTCGCTCTTCGCGCATCTGCCCGCCGACGATCCGCTGGCGCGCGAGACCCGCGGGCTGGCGCTCAGTCGCGCCATGGACCGGATTAACGAGCGATTCGGGCGACATGCGGTGTCGGTCGGCGCTTCGCACGGCGGGCGGCTCGACCGCGTCGGTACGAAGATCGCGTTCGGTCGCATCCCGGACATGGACGAATTCCACGAATGA
- a CDS encoding UDP-N-acetylmuramoyl-tripeptide--D-alanyl-D-alanine ligase, with translation MTLWTAAEIAAATGGTATADFSVDGVAFDSREVGERDLFVALTGEHTDGHRFLDQAFAQGAGGAIVSQPCAQPAVQVRDTFAALEDLARAARARVSGKVIGVTGSVGKTSTKEALFAALDRAPGTRAHRSVKSYNNHTGVPLSLARMPADSDYAVLEMGMNHPGELAHLTTLVRPHVALVTAIAPAHTEFFPDEAAIADAKGEIFRGLEPGGTAIIPYESPHRDRLIEAAKPYAGRIVTFGLDRMADVGAGEAMVLRGGASFVNAQVGGRELNFTIAQPGRHWVSNALAVLAVADAVGADLALVGLALGELGGLPGRGARLDVAAGDGAAVVIDESYNANPASMRATLAVLAREPGRHVAVLGEMRELGDGSADFHAGLADDVVAARVETAVLVGQAMAPLAEALEGRIEFVHVPDAGQALDRLRALIRPGDAVLVKGSNGVGLSRLVSGLANGMT, from the coding sequence ATGACGCTGTGGACCGCCGCCGAGATCGCCGCGGCGACCGGCGGGACGGCGACGGCAGACTTTAGCGTCGACGGGGTCGCCTTCGATTCGCGTGAGGTCGGCGAGCGCGACCTGTTCGTGGCACTGACCGGCGAGCATACCGACGGCCACCGCTTCCTCGATCAGGCCTTCGCGCAAGGGGCGGGCGGGGCGATCGTGTCGCAGCCGTGCGCGCAGCCGGCGGTGCAGGTCCGCGATACGTTCGCTGCGCTGGAGGATCTGGCGCGCGCCGCGCGGGCGCGGGTGTCCGGGAAGGTGATCGGCGTGACCGGTTCGGTCGGGAAAACCTCGACCAAAGAGGCGCTGTTCGCCGCGCTGGACCGCGCGCCGGGCACGCGTGCACACCGCTCGGTCAAGAGCTACAACAATCACACCGGCGTCCCGCTCAGCCTGGCACGGATGCCGGCCGACAGCGATTATGCGGTGCTGGAAATGGGGATGAACCACCCCGGCGAGCTTGCGCATCTCACCACGCTGGTGCGCCCGCACGTCGCGCTGGTGACCGCGATCGCGCCGGCGCATACCGAATTCTTCCCCGACGAGGCCGCGATCGCCGATGCGAAGGGCGAGATCTTCCGCGGACTTGAACCGGGCGGTACTGCGATCATTCCCTACGAAAGCCCGCATCGCGACCGGCTGATCGAGGCCGCCAAGCCCTATGCCGGCCGGATCGTCACGTTCGGGCTGGATCGCATGGCCGACGTCGGCGCGGGCGAGGCGATGGTGCTGCGCGGCGGCGCCAGCTTCGTCAACGCGCAGGTCGGCGGGCGCGAGCTGAACTTTACGATCGCGCAGCCGGGGCGGCACTGGGTGTCGAACGCGCTGGCGGTGCTGGCGGTGGCGGATGCGGTCGGTGCCGATCTGGCGCTGGTCGGGCTGGCACTGGGCGAGCTGGGCGGGCTCCCGGGCCGCGGCGCGCGGCTGGACGTCGCGGCCGGCGACGGGGCCGCGGTGGTGATCGACGAGAGCTACAATGCCAATCCGGCGTCGATGCGTGCGACCTTGGCGGTGCTGGCGCGCGAGCCCGGGCGGCACGTCGCGGTGTTGGGCGAGATGCGCGAACTTGGCGACGGCTCGGCGGATTTTCATGCCGGGCTCGCCGATGACGTCGTCGCGGCACGCGTCGAAACGGCCGTGCTGGTCGGTCAGGCGATGGCGCCGCTGGCCGAAGCGCTTGAGGGCCGGATCGAATTCGTCCATGTGCCGGATGCCGGCCAGGCGCTCGATCGATTGCGGGCGCTGATCCGCCCCGGCGACGCGGTGCTCGTGAAGGGCTCGAACGGCGTCGGCCTGTCGCGGCTGGTGAGCGGCCTTGCGAACGGGATGACTTGA
- a CDS encoding ParA family protein, whose protein sequence is MTTVAIYSMKGGVGKTTLAINLAWCAATLSARRTLLWDLDPQASATWLLGDGKAHDRAGALFARDVAPTRLIRATAFDRLDLLPADASLRDLNHQLRELDKKRRLRKLVSQLGDHDTVVLDCPPGLTETADQVVRAADLLVVPVVPSAFSQQAFATLDREFGGQVPMLPVHMMVDRRRALHAEAIDRHPDWPVIPMASAVENATAQRLPTGAAQPRSPAAAAFAQLWRTIEQRRT, encoded by the coding sequence ATGACAACGGTGGCGATCTACAGCATGAAGGGAGGCGTGGGTAAGACCACGCTGGCGATCAATCTCGCCTGGTGTGCCGCGACCCTTTCCGCACGCCGTACGTTGCTGTGGGATCTCGATCCACAGGCCTCCGCCACATGGCTGCTCGGCGATGGCAAGGCGCACGACCGTGCCGGCGCCTTGTTCGCGCGCGACGTTGCGCCCACCAGGCTGATCCGGGCCACCGCATTCGACCGGCTCGACCTGCTCCCCGCCGACGCGTCGCTGCGCGATCTCAACCACCAGCTGCGCGAACTCGACAAGAAGCGCCGGCTGCGCAAGCTGGTGTCGCAGCTTGGCGACCATGATACCGTCGTGCTCGATTGTCCTCCGGGCCTGACCGAGACAGCCGACCAGGTCGTACGCGCCGCCGACCTGCTCGTGGTCCCGGTCGTCCCCTCCGCCTTTTCGCAACAGGCGTTCGCCACGCTCGACCGGGAGTTCGGCGGACAGGTGCCGATGCTCCCGGTCCACATGATGGTCGATCGTCGCCGCGCGCTTCATGCCGAGGCGATCGACCGTCATCCCGACTGGCCGGTGATCCCGATGGCGAGCGCGGTCGAAAACGCCACGGCGCAGCGGCTGCCGACCGGCGCCGCGCAACCGCGCAGCCCCGCCGCCGCAGCATTCGCGCAGCTATGGCGAACGATCGAGCAGCGCCGGACTTGA
- a CDS encoding UDP-N-acetylmuramoyl-L-alanyl-D-glutamate--2,6-diaminopimelate ligase — protein MRLSQLVDGGGEVAVTGFAIDHRKVAPGTIFGAFEGARVNGEDYIPAAVEAGAIAVVARPEARVEGALHIRDYNPREAFARLAARFFAPFPPTAVAVTGTNGKTSTVEMTRQLWRMAGQHAASIGTLGVATADERVVTGLTTPDVVTFLSNVAGLAREGVTHLAFEASSHGLSQYRTEGLPVRAAAFTNLSRDHLDYHGDMAAYFTAKLRLFAQVLADDGTAVVWVDDANSERVIDLARERGNRVFSVGEHGDDLRLVARAPTLLGQGMTIHAEGRDHHVTLPLIGGYQAANALIAAGLVIATGGDVAQTIAGLARLQPVRGRLERAAITAGGAPVYVDYAHTPDAVEAACAALRPHVEGRLILVLGAGGDRDPGKRTPMGKVANEAADIVIVTDDNPRSEDPAAIRHAVLEGAPGAREIGDRRSAIAAAVTEARSGDIVLIAGKGHEQGQIVGDLVLPFDDVAVAREVAA, from the coding sequence ATGAGGCTTTCGCAACTGGTCGACGGCGGCGGCGAGGTGGCGGTCACCGGGTTCGCCATCGACCATCGCAAGGTGGCGCCCGGCACGATCTTCGGCGCGTTCGAGGGTGCGCGGGTGAACGGCGAGGATTACATCCCGGCGGCGGTCGAGGCCGGGGCGATCGCGGTGGTCGCCCGGCCCGAGGCGCGCGTCGAGGGCGCGCTGCATATCCGCGACTATAATCCGCGCGAGGCGTTCGCACGGCTGGCGGCGCGGTTCTTCGCGCCGTTCCCGCCGACCGCCGTGGCGGTGACCGGCACCAACGGCAAGACCTCGACCGTCGAGATGACGCGGCAGCTGTGGCGGATGGCGGGGCAGCACGCCGCGTCGATCGGGACACTGGGTGTCGCCACTGCCGACGAGCGGGTCGTGACCGGACTGACCACGCCGGACGTGGTGACGTTCCTGTCGAACGTCGCCGGGCTGGCGCGCGAGGGCGTGACGCACCTGGCGTTCGAGGCGTCGAGTCACGGGTTGAGCCAATATCGCACCGAGGGACTGCCGGTGCGCGCGGCGGCGTTCACCAATCTCAGCCGCGACCATCTCGATTATCACGGCGACATGGCAGCGTATTTCACTGCCAAGCTGCGACTGTTCGCGCAGGTGCTGGCGGACGACGGCACCGCGGTGGTGTGGGTCGACGATGCGAATTCGGAACGCGTGATCGACCTCGCGCGCGAGCGCGGTAACCGCGTCTTTTCGGTCGGCGAGCACGGCGACGACCTGCGGCTGGTGGCGCGCGCGCCGACGCTGCTGGGGCAGGGAATGACGATCCATGCCGAGGGGCGCGATCATCACGTCACGCTGCCGCTGATCGGTGGATATCAGGCCGCCAATGCGCTGATCGCGGCCGGGCTGGTGATCGCGACCGGCGGAGATGTCGCGCAGACGATCGCTGGGCTGGCACGGTTGCAGCCGGTACGCGGGCGGCTGGAGCGGGCGGCGATCACCGCCGGCGGAGCGCCGGTCTATGTCGACTATGCGCACACCCCCGACGCCGTCGAGGCCGCATGCGCGGCGCTGCGCCCGCATGTCGAGGGACGGCTGATCCTGGTGCTGGGCGCCGGCGGCGACCGCGATCCCGGGAAGCGCACCCCGATGGGGAAGGTGGCGAACGAAGCTGCTGACATCGTGATCGTCACCGACGACAATCCGCGCAGCGAGGACCCCGCCGCGATCCGCCATGCGGTGCTGGAGGGCGCACCGGGCGCACGCGAGATCGGCGATCGCCGTTCCGCGATTGCGGCAGCGGTTACCGAGGCGCGGAGCGGCGACATCGTGCTGATCGCGGGCAAGGGGCACGAACAGGGGCAGATCGTCGGCGACCTGGTGCTGCCGTTCGACGACGTCGCCGTCGCGCGCGAGGTGGCGGCATGA